The Candidatus Uhrbacteria bacterium CG10_big_fil_rev_8_21_14_0_10_50_16 genome includes a window with the following:
- a CDS encoding CDP-diacylglycerol--glycerol-3-phosphate 3-phosphatidyltransferase — MTHRDPNKLYWHDHAMKYVIIPFVPRWVTPNHVTVLRFLLTPFVMWALAVGPLKWSIPFFLFVAFTDVIDGSLARLRNQVTEWGSMYDPIADKILISLVAVIVITTTVGWWLTIVVIFSELMVVVGALSHKHDGGYIMANGWGKTKMFTQVLGVTLLLFSMAFQFPPLVFIGMVVLILSLVLAVISVLTYGA, encoded by the coding sequence ATGACCCACCGAGATCCAAATAAACTTTACTGGCACGACCATGCAATGAAGTATGTGATTATTCCGTTCGTGCCACGCTGGGTGACGCCAAATCATGTAACGGTATTGCGGTTTTTGCTGACGCCGTTTGTAATGTGGGCATTGGCTGTTGGACCGCTTAAATGGTCCATTCCATTTTTTCTCTTCGTCGCATTTACGGATGTGATTGATGGCTCGCTTGCGCGGTTACGTAATCAGGTTACGGAGTGGGGGTCTATGTACGACCCTATCGCGGATAAAATTCTCATTTCCCTCGTTGCGGTGATCGTCATCACGACGACCGTTGGATGGTGGTTGACGATCGTTGTTATCTTCTCTGAGCTTATGGTTGTCGTAGGTGCGCTGAGTCATAAACATGACGGAGGCTATATTATGGCAAACGGTTGGGGGAAAACCAAGATGTTTACGCAGGTACTGGGTGTGACGCTTCTTCTTTTTTCGATGGCATTTCAATTTCCACCGCTCGTATTTATTGGGATGGTCGTGCTCATCTTATCGCTGGTTTTGGCGGTTATAAGCGTGTTGACGTATGGCGCGTAA
- the rfbB gene encoding dTDP-glucose 4,6-dehydratase, whose amino-acid sequence MKLLVTGGAGFIGSNFIHYWLANHADDTIINYDALTYAGNLENLKDVEADPRYTFIKGDIGDYDTARNALEGVDVVVNFAAESHNDRAILDPGLFIRTNVLGTQIFLAAAKDANVKRFHHISTCEVFGDLSLDEERSFKETDAFRPKTPYNASKASANHVVMAYYYTFGLPVTISHCENNYGPYQFPEKLIPLFTSNALEDKPLPLFKSSLNRRPWIHVEDHARAIEAILTKGRVGEAYNIATTVEKSVEQITDVILETLGKPDTLKTYVADRKQHDSRYALDPTKLKQDTGWEPMIDFDEGVRKTILWYKEHPEWWQHCKNGDYQTYYESYYKTLEQ is encoded by the coding sequence ATGAAACTACTTGTCACAGGAGGCGCAGGGTTTATTGGATCGAATTTTATCCATTATTGGTTAGCCAATCATGCAGACGATACGATTATCAATTATGATGCGCTGACGTACGCAGGCAATCTTGAGAATTTAAAAGATGTAGAGGCAGATCCTCGCTATACGTTTATCAAAGGCGACATTGGCGATTATGACACCGCGCGTAACGCGTTGGAAGGCGTCGATGTCGTAGTGAATTTTGCGGCCGAGTCACACAACGATCGTGCCATTTTGGATCCTGGTTTGTTTATTCGCACCAACGTTTTGGGAACGCAGATTTTTTTGGCGGCAGCAAAGGATGCCAACGTCAAACGTTTTCACCATATCTCCACGTGTGAGGTCTTTGGAGATTTGTCATTGGACGAAGAACGATCGTTTAAGGAGACAGATGCTTTTCGGCCAAAAACGCCTTATAACGCCTCTAAAGCAAGCGCAAATCACGTCGTGATGGCATATTATTATACGTTTGGTTTGCCAGTAACCATTAGCCATTGTGAGAATAATTATGGTCCTTATCAATTTCCAGAAAAGTTGATCCCCTTGTTTACATCTAATGCATTGGAGGATAAGCCACTCCCTTTGTTTAAGAGCAGTTTGAATCGTCGCCCCTGGATTCATGTGGAGGATCATGCGCGTGCGATTGAAGCGATTTTGACAAAGGGTCGTGTGGGTGAGGCGTACAATATCGCAACGACAGTAGAAAAATCGGTGGAGCAGATTACGGATGTCATTTTGGAGACGCTCGGGAAACCCGATACGCTCAAAACGTATGTCGCCGATCGCAAACAGCATGACAGTCGCTATGCCCTTGATCCTACAAAGTTAAAGCAGGACACCGGCTGGGAGCCAATGATTGATTTTGACGAGGGTGTGCGCAAAACGATCCTGTGGTATAAGGAACACCCTGAGTGGTGGCAACATTGTAAGAATGGAGACTATCAGACGTATTACGAATCCTACTATAAGACCCTAGAACAGTAG
- a CDS encoding HIT family protein, with protein MQDCIFCKIVRGELPSIKVYEDTHVLAFMDIEPVAVGHVLVIPKEHAKNLYDASEESMTRAFRVAHRIGPSVANAVGAEGFHLTMNNGEAAWQTVFHPHLHILPRYQGDHHDPWKKQDRSREELAADAQKIQTVLDN; from the coding sequence ATGCAAGACTGTATTTTCTGCAAAATTGTCCGTGGCGAACTCCCGTCAATCAAGGTCTATGAAGATACGCATGTCTTGGCATTTATGGACATTGAGCCTGTGGCCGTTGGGCATGTATTGGTGATTCCAAAAGAACATGCCAAAAATCTTTACGACGCCAGTGAGGAGTCTATGACGCGCGCGTTCCGTGTGGCACATCGCATAGGACCCAGCGTGGCAAATGCTGTCGGCGCGGAAGGATTTCATCTCACCATGAACAACGGAGAAGCAGCTTGGCAGACTGTTTTTCATCCGCATTTACATATTTTGCCACGGTACCAGGGGGACCATCATGATCCGTGGAAAAAGCAGGATCGATCGCGCGAGGAGTTAGCGGCGGACGCACAAAAAATTCAAACCGTACTCGATAACTAA